Proteins co-encoded in one Triticum dicoccoides isolate Atlit2015 ecotype Zavitan unplaced genomic scaffold, WEW_v2.0 scaffold9689, whole genome shotgun sequence genomic window:
- the LOC119348579 gene encoding dolabradiene monooxygenase-like translates to MQMEVVYLGVALVSLCVVLLSRRRRRANEQPGPWQLPVIGSLHHLAGQLPHHALRDLARRHGPVMLLWLGEVPTLVVSSREGAREVMKTHDAAFATRPLNATMRVLTNGGRGIVFAPYGDYWRQLRKITVLKLLSARRVLSFRAIREEEVAAMLRDVADAAAAARPVELSAHISALVTDITVRAVMGDRFKERDVFLRSLDRGVKLAAGFNPPDLWPSSWLVGWLSGGVRRVKDCRDTGTGILDPIIREHLEKMEDGGGQKEDLLDVLLRIQKEEEGRLQFPLDMDTVKSVILDIFGAGSETAATTLGWAFAELIRNPMVMQKATAEVRQTFEARGTIAEEALNELSYLHLVIRETLRLHTPLPLLIPRECRESCQVLGYDVPRGTQVLVNAWALARDERYWPDAPDVFRPERFEGEAAGADFRGTDFSFLPFGAGRRMCPGIEFGLANVELALASLLFHFDWEGTPPGELDMAEVFGITVRRKAGLLVRPVLRVPVPRVLSDGNGDR, encoded by the exons ATGCAAATGGAGGTCGTCTACCTCGGCGTAGCTCTCGTGTCCTTGTGTGTTGTGCTTCTTTCCAGGCGTAGGCGCAGAGCGAACGAGCAGCCGGGGCCGTGGCAGCTGCCGGTTATCGGCAGCCTGCACCACCTCGCCGGGCAGCTCCCCCACCACGCGCTGCGTGACCTAGCACGGCGCCACGGGCCGGTGATGCTCCTCTGGCTCGGCGAGGTGCCCACGCTGGTGGTGTCGTCCCGGGAGGGTGCCCGCGAGGTGATGAAGACCCACGACGCGGCGTTCGCGACGCGACCCCTCAACGCCACCATGCGCGTGCTCACCAACGGCGGCCGGGGCATTGTGTTCGCGCCGTACGGCGACTACTGGCGTCAGCTCAGGAAGATCACCGTCTTGAAGCTCCTTTCGGCGCGGCGCGTCCTGTCCTTCCGCGCCAtccgggaggaggaggtcgctgccaTGCTCCGAGATGTCGCGGACGCAGCGGCGGCCGCGCGCCCCGTGGAGCTAAGCGCGCACATCTCCGCCCTCGTCACCGACATCACCGTCCGCGCCGTCATGGGCGACCGGTTCAAGGAGCGCGACGTGTTCCTCCGCTCGCTCGACCGCGGCGTGAAGCTCGCGGCCGGGTTCAACCCGCCGGACCTGTGGCCGTCGTCCTGGCTTGTCGGTTGGCTCAGCGGGGGCGTGCGCCGCGTCAAGGATTGCCGCGATACCGGGACCGGCatccttgaccccatcatccggGAGCACCTGGAGAAGATGGAAGATGGCGGAGGCCAGAAGGAGGACTTGCTCGACGTGCTTCTAAGAATACAGAAGGAGGAGGAGGGCAGGCTCCAATTCCCGCTCGACATGGACACAGTCAAATCCGTCATCTTG GACATATTCGGAGCCGGCAGCGAGACGGCGGCTACGACGCTGGGCTGGGCGTTTGCAGAGCTGATCAGGAACCCAATGGTGATGCAGAAGGCGACGGCTGAGGTCCGACAAACCTTTGAGGCTCGCGGCACCATAGCGGAGGAGGCCCTCAACGAACTCTCGTACCTACACCTAGTCATCCGGGAAACTTTGCGGCTGCACACGCCCTTGCCGCTGCTCATCCCTCGAGAGTGCCGGGAGTCATGCCAGGTGCTCGGGTACGACGTGCCGCGGGGTACACAGGTGCTGGTCAATGCCTGGGCGCTCGCCCGTGACGAGCGCTATTGGCCCGACGCGCCGGACGTGTTCCGGCCCGAGAGGTTCGAGGGCGAGGCGGCTGGGGCGGACTTCAGGGGCACCGACTTCTCCTTCTTGCCATTTGGCGCCGGCCGGAGAATGTGCCCCGGGATAGAGTTTGGCCTCGCCAACGTCGAGCTCGCGCTCGCAAGCCTGCTATTCCACTTTGACTGGGAGGGTACACCACCTGGGGAGTTGGAcatggccgaggtgtttggcatcACTGTGCGGCGGAAGGCCGGCCTCCTGGTGCGCCCCGTTCTCCGGGTGCCCGTTCCCCGAGTCTTGTCAGACGGCAACGGAGATCGTTAA